The Fulvia fulva chromosome 6, complete sequence genome includes a window with the following:
- a CDS encoding Glycogen [starch] synthase, whose translation MTVTPRRDVRNHVLFEVATEVANRVGGIYSVLKSKAQVTTAEYGSMYTLLGPLNRASAAVEVEEIEPRDPALIATIKSMNERGIQTLYGRWLIDGAPRVLLFDTGTGYYKLDEWKGDLWSTAGIPSPPDDHETNEAIVFGYLIAWFLGEYAYHNKENAIIAQFHEWLAGVALPLCRKRKIDVTTIFTTHATLLGRYLCAGSVDFYNNLQYFDVDAEAGKRGIYHRYCIERGAAHSADVFTTVSHITAYESEHLLKRKPDGVLPNGLNVKKFSATHEFQNLHQVNKDRITDFCRGHFYGHNDFDPEKTLYYFTAGRYEYRNKGVDMFIESLARLNHRMKDANSDMTVVAFIIMPAQTSSLAVEALKGQAVIKSLHDTVGHIGKNIEKKLFEKSLSWHEGQEPPGEKDLLNSQDKIMLRRRLYAMKRHTLPPIVTHNLVNDTEDPILNQLRRCQLFNHPSDRVKVVFHPEFLSSGNPVLPMDYDDFVRGTNMGIFSSYYEPWGYTPAECTVMGVPSITTNLSGFGCYMEELIENAQDYGIYIVDRRMKGVDDSVNQLTEFMFQYTQKSKRQRINQRNRTERLSDLLDWKRMGMEYVKARQLSLRRAYPDSFSGDEEEPGFFDGTENIKISRPLSAPGSPRERSGMMTPGDFASLQEGREGLSTEDYIAWKLPEEEEPEDYPFPLTLKTKTKIGESGLAGSGTATPTMVNGNGTSLPLRVQPEEASS comes from the exons ATGACAGTCACACCGCGAAGAGACGTGCGGAATCATGTGCTCTTCGAGGTTGCAACTGAGGTTGCCAACCGAGTGGGCGGTATCTACAGTGTGCTCAAGTCCAAGGCCCAGGTCACAACGGCAGAGTATGGTTCTATGTACACCCTTCTCGGTCCGTTGAACCGCGCCTCAGCAGCCGTCGAAGTTGAAGAGATCGAGCCCAGAGATCCGGCATTGATCGCGACAATCAAAAGCATGAACGAGCGGGGCATCCAGACACTGTACGGAAGATGGCTGATCGATGGAGCACCGCGAGTCTTGCTCTTTGACACGGGCACTGGCTACTACAAGCTCGACGAGTGGAAGGGCGACCTTTGGTCAACTGCCGGTATTCCCAGTCCACCAGACGACCACGAGACAAACGAGGCCATTGTGTTTGGTTACTTGATTGCCTGGTTCTTGGGCGAG TACGCCTACCACAACAAGGAGAATGCAATCATTGCGCAATTCCACGAATGGCTAGCAGGTGTTGCACTACCTCTGTGCCGTAAGCGAAAGATCGATGTCACCACTATCTTTACCACACACGCAACACTCTTGGGTCGCTACCTCTGCGCCGGCTCAGTCGACTTTTACAACAACCTGCAATACTTTGACGTGGATGCGGAAGCTGGCAAGCGTGGTATCTACCACAGGTACTGCATCGAACGCGGCGCTGCGCACAGTGCAGATGTCTTCACCACTGTCAGCCATATTACGGCTTACGAGAGTGAGCACTTGCTCAAACGGAAACCCGATGGAGTGCTTCCCAACGGCCTGAATGTCAAGAAGTTCTCCGCGACCCACGAGTTTCAGAACTTGCACCAAGTCAACAAGGACCGCATCACGGACTTCTGTCGAGGTCACTTCTACGGGCACAACGACTTTGACCCGGAGAAGACACTCTACTACTTCACCGCTGGACGATACGAGTACAGGAATAAGGGTGTGGACATGTTCATTGAGTCTCTGGCTCGTCTGAATCACCGCATGAAGGATGCCAACTCGGATATGACGGTCGTTGCCTTTATCATCATGCCGGCGCAGACGAGCTCTTTGGCTGTGGAAGCACTCAAGGGTCAAGCAGTGATCAAGTCGCTGCATGATACTGTTGGTCACATTGGAAAGAACATTGAGAAGAAGCTCTTCGAGAAGTCCCTATCTTGGCACGAAGGCCAGGAACCGCCGGGTGAGAAGGATTTGCTGAACTCGCAGGACAAGATCATGCTTCGACGACGACTATATGCGATGAAGCGCCACACACTCCCACCGATCGTCACGCACAATCTTGTCAACGACACCGAAGATCCGATCCTGAACCAGCTCCGTCGATGCCAGCTTTTCAACCACCCCTCCGACCGCGTCAAGGTTGTGTTTCACCCAGAGTTTTTGAGCTCAGGTAACCCAGTCTTGCCCATGGATTACGATGACTTCGTTCGCGGAACGAACATGGGTATCTTCAGCTCCTACTACGAACCCTGGGGCTACACGCCAGCAGAATGCACGGTCATGGGTGTGCCATCGATCACGACGAATCTGTCTGGTTTCGGATGCTACATGGAAGAGTTGATCGAGAATGCGCAAGACTACGGAATCTACATCGTTGATCGCAGGATGAAGGGTGTAGACGACAGCGTGAACCAACTCACAGAATTCATGTTCCAATACACGCAGAAGAGCAAGAGACAACGCATCAACCAGCGGAACCGAACGGAGCGCCTCAGTGATTTGCTTGATTGGAAGCGTATGGGCATGGAGTACGTCAAGGCACGCCAGCTGTCTCTCCGACGAGCATACCCCGACAGCTTTTCGGGCGACGAGGAAGAGCCTGGCTTCTTTGATGGCACCGAGAACATCAAAATCAGCCGGCCACTATCTGCTCCAGGCAGTCCGCGCGAGCGCAGCGGCATGATGACACCAGGTGACTTCGCGTCGCTCCAGGAGGGCCGTGAAGGTCTGAGCACCGAGGACTACATTGCATGGAAGTTGCCAGAAGAG GAGGAACCTGAAGACTACCCCTTCCCGCTAACCCTCAAGACGAAGACTAAGATTGGCGAATCAGGCTTGGCAGGCAGCGGTACAGCGACGCCAACCATGGTTAATGGCAATGGTACGTCGCTGCCACTACGTGTACAGCCCGAAGAAGCGTCCTCATGA
- a CDS encoding LysM domain-containing protein, which translates to MPAAFSAELDTNIATRQASNCTQYCSNSAGCVCTVRPSDCTAFYTVQPSDTCLSIAKSYNNFTVTQFYKWNPSIGQTCFGLQAYVPVCIDTPWYEYTPPVQPDFGTHYTPDQTPVPVMPNIIKSCQEFELVAPGKRVDALAAENGFDESKFSEWNGGATTAWAAYWVCVKA; encoded by the coding sequence ATGCCCGCTGCCTTCTCGGCCGAACTCGACACCAACATCGCAACCCGCCAGGCCAGCAACTGCACCCAATACTGCTCCAACAGCGCCGGCTGCGTCTGCACAGTCCGCCCATCTGACTGCACCGCCTTCTACACCGTCCAGCCCTCCGACACCTGCCTTTCAATCGCCAAGTCTTACAACAATTTCACCGTCACGCAATTCTACAAATGGAACCCATCCATCGGTCAAACCTGTTTCGGCCTCCAGGCGTATGTGCCCGTTTGCATCGACACTCCGTGGTACGAGTACACGCCACCTGTGCAGCCGGACTTCGGAACCCACTACACTCCAGATCAGACGCCGGTGCCGGTTATGCCAAACATCATCAAATCTTGCCAGGAGTTTGAGCTGGTTGCGCCTGGAAAGCGTGTTGACGCTCTGGCTGCGGAGAATGGATTCGATGAGAGCAAGTTTTCTGAGTGGAATGGAGGTGCCACGACTGCGTGGGCGGCGTACTGGGTTTGTGTGAAGGCTTAA